A DNA window from Hymenobacter aquaticus contains the following coding sequences:
- a CDS encoding NAD(P)/FAD-dependent oxidoreductase, producing the protein MSHHATPVPRHRAPAQPTTDYDVIIIGAGSAGLSAALALGRCLRRVLVCDGGPPRNAPSPGVQSFFTRDGIKPAELLRVGLAQLEPYETVEVRRAQVQRVKPAGRTFTVEAEGKSGRTFTATARKLLLATGVEDELPPVPGMRDLWGRGVLHCPYCHGWEVRNQPLAVYGQGKIVTGMALLVSRWAPDLVVCTDGPGHLSDNARRRLRQQKIKVNEEPISHLEGTAGGQLRNIVFQSGEKLARHALFVHPHQHQRSTLAEQLGCRLTSKGAVWINKHSQTSISGLYAAGDTTSGPQKALLAAAEGMEAAIAIHETLTREECPK; encoded by the coding sequence ATGTCACACCACGCTACTCCTGTTCCGCGCCACCGTGCCCCCGCCCAGCCCACCACCGACTACGACGTCATCATCATCGGGGCGGGCAGCGCCGGCCTGAGTGCCGCCCTGGCCCTGGGGCGCTGCCTGCGCCGGGTGCTGGTCTGCGACGGAGGGCCGCCCCGCAATGCTCCTTCGCCCGGCGTACAGAGCTTTTTCACCCGCGACGGTATCAAGCCCGCCGAGCTGCTGCGCGTGGGGTTGGCCCAGCTCGAACCCTACGAAACGGTAGAAGTACGCCGGGCTCAGGTGCAGCGCGTGAAGCCGGCCGGCCGCACGTTCACCGTCGAGGCCGAAGGCAAATCGGGGCGCACGTTTACCGCCACGGCCCGCAAGCTGCTGCTGGCTACCGGCGTGGAAGATGAGCTGCCACCCGTGCCGGGCATGCGCGACCTGTGGGGCCGCGGGGTGCTGCACTGCCCCTACTGCCACGGCTGGGAAGTGCGCAACCAGCCCCTGGCCGTGTATGGGCAAGGCAAAATAGTCACCGGCATGGCCCTGCTGGTGAGCCGCTGGGCCCCCGACCTGGTGGTATGCACCGACGGGCCGGGCCACCTCTCCGACAATGCCCGCCGCCGCCTGCGCCAGCAGAAAATAAAAGTGAACGAGGAGCCCATCAGTCACCTGGAAGGCACGGCCGGCGGGCAGCTGCGGAATATCGTTTTCCAGAGCGGCGAAAAGCTGGCCCGCCACGCCCTGTTTGTGCATCCGCACCAGCACCAGCGCTCCACCCTGGCCGAGCAGCTAGGCTGCCGCCTGACCAGCAAAGGTGCCGTCTGGATAAACAAACACTCCCAGACCAGCATCAGCGGCCTGTACGCGGCCGGCGACACCACGTCGGGGCCGCAAAAGGCCTTGCTGGCCGCCGCCGAGGGTATGGAGGCCGCCATTGCCATTCACGAAACCCTGACCCGGGAAGAGTGCCCTAAATAA
- a CDS encoding DUF6923 family protein, with amino-acid sequence MAFSPQKAQAQAEGTAFSCDGTFYQIRQVGTGGAAFSALYVVNRATATYTTSVYTFGGTNATGNLGTVLNALGYNPQDGYMYAVTYPADNGTPNATTGIHLFRIGQGGIQDLGRTNLPLAQYNSGTFDKQGNYYLTTRNSTDATYRNTLFRLNLANFATVLTTHDQLPLVNSGGAPANDNFTDIGYNPSDNTLYSVARLGDVSRIVVGTTNAVVTPLSSGSASPEIFGSSFFDVSGNMYAYSNGTVGTANSAGFYSVDLQTGAATLISTIDAANNSDGASCINPDQRIDVVKDLISVTPTGTARQFDVRFNIQVKNTGTSTATNVQVTDFLGANGAFPTASTLAIQSRAITNTGANGGAAPTLAVSAAYNGQGTNADLLTGNQSLTAGQSALIDFTVRVTFPSNPGTPTTAQFNSAYASTISGTAANQGHIQLSNGDVLPPGNLLAQDQSTNTPSLPVTANGDTPSATPIRFGVSIQGTVFEDINYGGGLGRDQLTSQGRGISNVRVELYTAGGAFVNSTNTDADGGYVFTTTSGGAALAASTNYQVRVVNGSVTSTRPNRFAAAVAGVQTYIYNNNNQVGGADPNQIDVGPNTNNSAIVTLQGQSTSTIIQSLVTARTQTSGALAGVDFGFNFDTVVNTLDAGQGSLRQFIQNSSYLANDNLAQEGLTVGKEHAIFMINNGIAATGGLRGVGFASPGYNATTGVFTITLSSAAFGPMYDDNTVIDGKLQSNRTGETATATAGTSTGAEIAIDFNRYAGLISYGANTRIASVSLTNALGTGLNSASNAVAQVVSDAYAVTLSGANTAGSVITDVTATANFAGAVRLEANATGVTVSNNILRTAISNVANFNFINSDGVGVILTNASTNTISGNTIDGNAGYGIVLAAGGTNNTNTISGNTITANGAGTVTNNDAGIAILAGNNNLISANTITGNSGDGIVAMSGTSGNRFTQNNTGNNNGSGVTGNLGIDLSSNTTATGDGVSLNANGKTAASGANSLLNFPVFTQATITTGGNLVVSGYARAGALIEFFVASADPTNFGEGATYLFNATEGSAGDTDTRFASYTGGRTDLNHGSESGVSRFVFSIPVTAAQRTALVTNKLTATATVPATVNGLAVGNTSEFSGVITVVNNAPLPVELTSFEAKAVGLNARLTWATASEKNNDHFVVERAYGEQAFTPIATVQGAGTSTQAHSYSFVDAGVGSKNLGTVYYRLKQIDTDGTVNQGPVRTVLFETVKAEPSVFPNPTVPNQDAQLDLTSLPAGNYQVSVVDVTGRTLSTTTYAGGTLHPFAVRSLNPGSYLVVIRGGNVKITKRLVKN; translated from the coding sequence ATGGCTTTTTCTCCGCAAAAGGCCCAAGCCCAGGCCGAAGGCACTGCCTTCTCCTGCGACGGTACATTCTACCAGATTCGTCAGGTAGGTACCGGCGGCGCGGCCTTTTCGGCCCTGTACGTGGTGAACCGGGCTACGGCCACCTACACCACCAGCGTGTACACGTTTGGCGGCACCAATGCTACTGGCAACCTGGGTACGGTACTCAACGCCTTGGGCTACAACCCCCAGGACGGCTACATGTATGCCGTGACCTACCCCGCCGACAACGGCACCCCCAACGCAACGACGGGTATTCACCTGTTTCGCATCGGGCAGGGTGGTATTCAGGACTTGGGCCGCACCAACCTGCCCCTGGCCCAATACAACTCGGGTACTTTCGACAAGCAGGGCAACTACTACCTGACCACGCGTAACAGTACCGATGCCACCTACCGCAACACGCTGTTCCGGTTGAACCTTGCCAACTTCGCTACTGTCCTGACCACGCATGACCAGTTGCCTCTGGTTAACTCGGGGGGCGCTCCGGCCAACGACAACTTCACCGATATCGGCTACAATCCGTCCGACAATACCCTCTACTCGGTGGCCCGCCTCGGCGACGTGTCGCGCATTGTGGTCGGTACTACCAACGCTGTTGTCACCCCGCTGAGCAGCGGCTCGGCGTCGCCGGAAATCTTCGGCTCGTCGTTCTTCGACGTCTCGGGCAATATGTATGCCTACTCCAACGGTACGGTAGGGACGGCCAACTCGGCCGGTTTCTACTCCGTGGACTTGCAGACCGGCGCGGCGACCCTGATCAGTACTATCGACGCGGCTAACAACAGCGACGGCGCCAGCTGCATCAACCCCGACCAGCGCATCGACGTGGTAAAAGACCTGATCAGCGTGACGCCCACGGGCACGGCGCGGCAGTTCGACGTGCGCTTCAACATCCAGGTAAAAAACACCGGCACCTCTACGGCTACCAACGTGCAGGTGACGGACTTCCTCGGCGCGAACGGTGCCTTCCCGACCGCCAGCACGCTGGCTATTCAGAGCCGAGCCATTACCAACACCGGTGCCAACGGCGGCGCGGCGCCCACGCTGGCGGTGAGCGCGGCCTACAACGGCCAGGGCACCAACGCCGACCTGCTGACGGGCAACCAGAGCCTGACGGCCGGCCAGAGCGCCCTGATTGACTTCACGGTACGGGTGACGTTCCCGAGCAACCCGGGCACGCCCACCACGGCCCAGTTCAACAGCGCTTACGCTTCAACTATCAGCGGCACGGCGGCCAACCAGGGTCACATTCAGCTGTCCAACGGCGACGTGCTGCCCCCCGGCAACCTGCTGGCCCAGGACCAGTCGACCAACACACCTTCGCTGCCCGTGACGGCCAACGGCGACACGCCTTCGGCTACTCCCATCCGGTTCGGCGTCTCGATTCAAGGTACCGTGTTTGAGGACATCAACTACGGTGGTGGCCTGGGCCGCGACCAGCTGACCAGCCAGGGGCGGGGAATCAGCAACGTGCGGGTAGAACTGTATACGGCTGGTGGCGCCTTTGTGAACTCGACGAACACAGATGCCGACGGCGGTTACGTGTTTACTACCACTTCAGGTGGTGCCGCTCTGGCCGCCAGCACCAACTATCAGGTGCGCGTGGTTAACGGTTCCGTAACCAGCACCCGGCCTAACCGCTTCGCGGCGGCTGTAGCCGGTGTTCAGACCTATATCTACAATAACAACAACCAAGTAGGAGGTGCTGACCCCAACCAGATAGACGTAGGACCCAACACCAACAACTCGGCGATTGTGACATTGCAGGGCCAATCGACTAGCACTATTATTCAGTCGCTTGTTACGGCCAGAACTCAAACCTCCGGCGCTTTGGCTGGAGTCGATTTCGGCTTCAACTTCGACACGGTAGTCAATACGCTGGATGCCGGACAGGGCTCGTTGCGCCAATTCATCCAGAACAGCAGCTACCTGGCCAACGACAACCTGGCGCAGGAAGGTCTGACGGTGGGCAAGGAGCACGCCATCTTCATGATCAACAACGGCATTGCTGCAACCGGCGGTCTGCGCGGCGTGGGCTTCGCCTCGCCAGGCTACAACGCCACGACCGGCGTGTTTACCATCACGCTGTCGTCGGCCGCCTTCGGCCCGATGTACGACGACAACACCGTCATCGATGGTAAGCTGCAGTCGAACCGCACGGGTGAAACGGCAACGGCAACGGCTGGCACGAGCACGGGCGCTGAAATTGCCATCGACTTCAACCGCTACGCCGGTCTGATTTCCTACGGTGCCAATACCCGCATTGCTTCCGTCTCGCTGACCAACGCTCTGGGTACCGGCCTGAACAGCGCCAGCAACGCCGTAGCGCAGGTAGTATCCGACGCTTACGCCGTAACGCTGAGCGGCGCCAACACGGCCGGCTCGGTAATTACCGACGTTACGGCTACGGCCAACTTCGCCGGCGCGGTGCGCTTGGAAGCAAATGCCACGGGCGTGACGGTTAGCAACAACATCCTGCGGACCGCCATTTCCAACGTAGCTAACTTCAACTTCATCAACTCTGACGGGGTTGGCGTGATTCTGACCAACGCCTCGACGAACACCATCAGCGGCAACACCATCGACGGCAACGCCGGCTATGGCATCGTGCTGGCCGCCGGTGGCACCAACAACACGAACACCATCAGCGGTAACACCATCACTGCCAACGGTGCCGGTACCGTTACCAACAACGACGCGGGTATTGCCATCCTGGCCGGCAACAACAACCTGATCAGCGCCAACACCATCACCGGCAACTCCGGCGACGGTATCGTGGCCATGTCGGGTACCTCGGGCAACCGCTTCACCCAGAACAACACCGGTAACAACAACGGTAGCGGCGTGACCGGCAACCTGGGCATCGACCTCTCGTCGAACACCACTGCTACCGGCGACGGGGTTTCGCTGAACGCCAACGGCAAAACGGCCGCCAGCGGTGCCAACAGCCTGCTCAACTTCCCGGTCTTCACCCAAGCGACCATCACGACTGGCGGCAACCTGGTGGTATCGGGCTATGCCCGGGCTGGGGCGCTCATCGAGTTCTTCGTAGCCAGCGCCGACCCCACCAACTTCGGTGAAGGGGCTACCTACCTGTTCAACGCTACCGAAGGCTCGGCCGGCGACACCGACACGCGCTTCGCCAGCTACACCGGCGGCCGTACCGATCTGAACCACGGTTCGGAAAGTGGCGTGAGCCGCTTCGTCTTCTCGATTCCGGTAACGGCGGCCCAGCGCACGGCCCTGGTAACCAACAAACTGACGGCTACGGCTACCGTACCGGCCACCGTCAACGGCCTGGCCGTGGGCAACACGTCGGAGTTCTCCGGGGTCATCACGGTGGTTAACAACGCCCCGCTGCCCGTCGAGCTGACTTCGTTTGAAGCCAAAGCCGTGGGCCTGAACGCCCGTCTGACCTGGGCTACTGCTTCGGAGAAAAACAACGACCACTTCGTCGTAGAGCGCGCCTACGGTGAGCAGGCCTTCACCCCGATTGCCACGGTACAGGGCGCGGGCACCAGCACCCAGGCTCACAGCTACAGCTTCGTAGATGCCGGTGTTGGTTCCAAGAACCTGGGCACCGTCTACTACCGCCTTAAGCAGATCGACACCGACGGCACCGTCAACCAGGGTCCGGTACGCACCGTGCTGTTCGAAACCGTGAAGGCTGAGCCTTCGGTGTTCCCGAACCCGACCGTGCCCAACCAGGATGCCCAGCTCGACCTGACCTCGCTGCCCGCCGGCAACTACCAGGTTTCGGTAGTCGACGTAACGGGCCGTACGCTGAGCACCACGACCTACGCGGGCGGCACGCTGCATCCCTTCGCCGTGCGCAGCCTGAATCCAGGTTCTTACCTGGTGGTTATCCGGGGCGGCAACGTGAAAATCACGAAGCGCCTGGTGAAAAACTAA
- a CDS encoding carboxypeptidase-like regulatory domain-containing protein: MLRSYRDAYLRGDLSGKNAELVDAYLKANPNEGDEALKRFYALQEKGHDVRPVGWLQHQFHLMRTEPVRFRRRAGSIVLVGALLSGAVLAGTSLPSNDKIGVPAATIAATSEEMLSVAAEAAAAKKMAVVNGRILDENGRPLIGATVLDKTSGRGVTTNAEGKYSLLVPANQTSSLQFGYGGYSEDEVQVKGRSVQNVTLLPRTDKAVKTPKRHWWQF, encoded by the coding sequence TTGCTGCGCAGTTACCGCGACGCCTACCTGCGCGGCGACTTATCCGGCAAGAATGCCGAGCTGGTCGACGCTTATCTGAAAGCTAACCCGAATGAGGGGGACGAGGCGCTAAAACGTTTCTACGCCCTGCAAGAGAAAGGCCACGATGTGCGGCCCGTGGGCTGGCTCCAGCACCAGTTTCACCTGATGCGCACCGAGCCGGTTCGGTTTCGGCGGCGCGCCGGCTCCATTGTTTTGGTCGGCGCATTGCTGAGCGGGGCCGTGCTGGCCGGTACCAGCCTGCCTAGCAACGATAAAATCGGGGTGCCCGCGGCTACTATTGCCGCCACCAGCGAGGAAATGCTGAGCGTGGCCGCCGAAGCTGCTGCCGCGAAGAAAATGGCCGTCGTCAACGGTCGGATTCTGGACGAGAACGGCCGCCCGCTGATCGGGGCGACGGTGCTGGACAAAACCAGCGGCCGTGGCGTGACCACCAACGCCGAGGGTAAATATTCTCTGCTGGTGCCCGCCAACCAGACCTCGAGCCTGCAGTTTGGCTACGGTGGCTACTCCGAAGACGAAGTGCAGGTGAAAGGCCGTAGCGTGCAGAACGTGACGCTGCTGCCCCGCACCGACAAAGCGGTGAAGACCCCGAAACGCCACTGGTGGCAGTTTTAG
- a CDS encoding roadblock/LC7 domain-containing protein: MNIPFFNRLPLKKVTVGVADENGARAQKVLEGLLADIPDLLMSCVVDSASGKVLAFYTTTNAYNPNQISLRNAKLLKTMQEALVSKAWVGGPLTDVSVILEDQLHHLRPLNDGKWYCFLAVRTADANLGIAKEIMRRHTA, translated from the coding sequence ATGAATATTCCGTTCTTCAACCGCCTCCCCTTAAAGAAAGTCACCGTAGGAGTAGCCGATGAAAACGGGGCCCGCGCTCAGAAAGTACTGGAAGGCCTTTTGGCCGACATTCCGGACTTGCTGATGAGCTGCGTGGTAGATTCTGCCTCGGGTAAAGTCCTGGCTTTTTACACGACTACCAACGCCTACAACCCCAACCAAATCAGCCTGCGCAACGCCAAGCTGCTGAAAACCATGCAGGAGGCGCTGGTCAGCAAGGCTTGGGTGGGTGGGCCGCTCACGGATGTGTCGGTCATTCTCGAAGATCAGCTTCATCATCTGCGGCCCCTGAATGACGGGAAATGGTATTGCTTTCTGGCCGTGCGTACGGCCGATGCCAACCTGGGTATTGCCAAAGAAATCATGCGCCGCCACACGGCCTGA
- a CDS encoding family 43 glycosylhydrolase, translating to MSFDLESGPSYAAVPPVDSSTEHVAPAPPVEAVPTVAPPVEAAPSPNYANIVLPGDFPDPTIAKIGNTYWASATSAEWGPVFPLFKSDNLVDWELVTHVFPGPLPDWCDANFWAPEIFYEGGKTFIYYTARQKNGPLCVAVASADQPEGPYTDHGPLVGQPLGSIDGFPMRDEHGDLYLVWKEDGNSKGQPTPIWAQRINEERMALVGEKVELFRNTEKWEGCLVEGSAIVRHADYFYMFYAGNGCCGKCCNYATGVARAQSLLGPWEKCPQNPILDKNKTWKCPGHGTVAEYEGRWFLLHHAYYTDSHEFVGRQGILSEFTWNAEGWPEFQGQSPQAAPLADLRVLNVTDDFSGPQLAQTWQWPVGEQPEVGVSDGQLLLTARPQGLGAMVAQRTFAATYKAITTLDFASLAPGTFAGIGAIGDHANSLTLLAGDNSLQLWHVKGGQQQCLTKVAVESCKHLSLRLEVWGGQRYRFSFSPDGVTWVAMPTESFAINGTYLPPWDRGIRVALLAQGPASSTVAFNHFALRNQR from the coding sequence GTGTCGTTCGACCTCGAAAGCGGACCGTCTTACGCGGCGGTTCCCCCTGTAGATTCCTCGACTGAGCATGTGGCCCCGGCGCCACCGGTCGAAGCTGTGCCCACCGTGGCCCCGCCCGTGGAAGCGGCCCCCAGTCCCAACTACGCCAACATCGTGCTGCCCGGCGACTTCCCGGACCCGACCATTGCCAAAATCGGCAATACGTACTGGGCCAGCGCAACCTCGGCCGAGTGGGGGCCCGTGTTTCCCCTGTTCAAGTCCGATAACCTGGTCGACTGGGAGCTGGTGACCCACGTGTTTCCCGGCCCGCTGCCCGACTGGTGCGACGCCAATTTCTGGGCCCCGGAGATTTTCTACGAAGGCGGCAAAACCTTCATCTACTACACCGCCCGCCAGAAAAACGGCCCGCTGTGCGTCGCCGTGGCCAGCGCCGACCAGCCCGAAGGCCCCTACACCGACCACGGTCCGCTGGTGGGCCAGCCCCTGGGCTCCATCGACGGCTTCCCGATGCGCGACGAGCACGGCGACCTGTACTTGGTCTGGAAAGAGGACGGCAACAGCAAAGGCCAGCCCACGCCCATCTGGGCCCAGCGCATCAACGAAGAGCGCATGGCCCTGGTCGGCGAGAAAGTGGAGCTGTTCCGCAACACCGAGAAGTGGGAGGGCTGCCTGGTGGAAGGCTCGGCCATCGTGCGCCACGCCGACTACTTCTACATGTTCTACGCCGGCAACGGCTGCTGCGGCAAGTGCTGCAACTACGCCACCGGCGTGGCCCGCGCCCAGAGCCTGCTCGGCCCCTGGGAGAAGTGCCCCCAGAATCCGATTCTCGATAAAAACAAAACCTGGAAGTGCCCCGGCCACGGTACCGTGGCCGAGTACGAGGGCCGCTGGTTTCTGCTCCACCACGCTTACTACACCGACAGCCACGAGTTTGTGGGCCGGCAGGGCATTCTGAGCGAGTTCACCTGGAATGCGGAGGGTTGGCCCGAGTTTCAGGGCCAGAGCCCCCAGGCAGCCCCGCTGGCCGATCTGCGCGTGCTCAACGTCACCGACGACTTCAGCGGCCCGCAACTGGCCCAAACCTGGCAGTGGCCCGTGGGCGAGCAGCCCGAGGTCGGCGTCAGCGACGGGCAGCTGCTGCTCACGGCCCGTCCGCAGGGCCTGGGTGCTATGGTGGCGCAGCGCACGTTTGCCGCCACCTACAAGGCCATTACTACCCTCGACTTCGCTTCCCTGGCTCCCGGCACCTTTGCCGGCATCGGGGCCATCGGCGACCATGCCAACTCCCTGACGCTGCTGGCCGGCGACAACAGCCTGCAGCTCTGGCACGTGAAAGGCGGCCAGCAGCAATGCCTGACCAAAGTAGCGGTGGAAAGCTGCAAACACCTGTCGCTGCGCCTGGAGGTGTGGGGCGGGCAGCGCTACCGCTTCAGCTTCAGCCCCGACGGCGTGACGTGGGTAGCCATGCCCACCGAGAGCTTTGCCATCAATGGCACCTACCTGCCGCCCTGGGACCGGGGCATCCGGGTGGCGCTGCTGGCGCAGGGGCCGGCCTCGTCCACGGTGGCTTTCAACCATTTCGCGCTGCGCAATCAGCGGTAA
- a CDS encoding DUF5686 and carboxypeptidase-like regulatory domain-containing protein, which yields MKHSYALLLLFLVITLPSQAQRIVFSGRITEAATGQPVPFASLFVPGTTIGITADAEGRYQLTLSQPADTLAASALGFLALKKPVGRQSPQTVNFALRSGAVTLSEVVVRPRENPAYVILRRVQAHKPQNDKRQLKAFEFDSYNRLQTTITDLPARLAKRKVIRDMLALSDSMSKGAGAGNISAKALPIFASEILSRVYTQNHPIRKREEIRRRQLRGLGPREGSVLSQILGSSFQDYNFYSNWQNILGKDFISPIADGWKLAYEYELQDSVFVGQDWCYQLAVQPRRAQDLAFVGTIWITADTYALRKLSLAKSPEANINFVSELRIDQEMTPPEQGAGLPARVRVSVGVKPADNQAGMLVQFNTINSNFERNHERDLAFYDNPVETAANASQIPKDYFDKNRPDSLSRADQTTLAVLDSVRELPSVRSVLDLADVLVNGYKRVGPLDLGPILATYGFNDIEGHRLRFGFRTTPELSRDWLVRAYAAYGFRDGRIKFGVRVNRILERQHWTVLGAEYRHDLDQVALLDNEFGQENPLFDAAARIGRIRGSRPLMRDVRGLSLQTDIIRGFTQKIIVRHQRFTPLYDFAYYNTERRVPGAPTAANITLSELILESRYAHDEVLIETENRRRAIGLMRWPVFVFRYTLGANHIFGSDFKYQKLTFITTQSLQVGIFGRADYRFEAGYIPSTVPYPLLKTHMGNQSPFYNGAAFNLMRYFEFVSDRYASVRVEDHFEGLLLNSLPLLRKLNWRLLASGNVLFGDVRSANRNLSPPRHPSTGEKLPTFQALDHGPYAEVGYGVENIFKVARVDFLHRLTYRNAAEARNFGVKLSLQFKL from the coding sequence ATGAAGCATTCTTACGCGCTGTTACTCTTATTCTTAGTCATTACCCTGCCCTCGCAGGCGCAGCGCATCGTTTTTTCGGGGCGCATCACCGAAGCCGCGACGGGGCAGCCCGTGCCTTTTGCCTCCCTTTTCGTGCCCGGCACCACCATCGGCATCACCGCCGACGCCGAGGGCCGCTACCAACTGACGCTCAGCCAGCCCGCAGACACCCTGGCCGCCTCCGCGCTGGGCTTTCTGGCCCTGAAAAAGCCCGTGGGCCGGCAAAGCCCCCAGACCGTGAACTTTGCCCTGCGCTCGGGGGCCGTGACGCTGAGTGAGGTGGTCGTGCGGCCCCGCGAGAATCCGGCCTACGTGATTCTGCGGCGGGTGCAGGCCCACAAACCCCAGAACGACAAGCGCCAGCTCAAAGCCTTCGAGTTTGACAGCTACAACCGCCTGCAAACCACCATCACCGACCTGCCCGCCCGCCTGGCCAAGCGCAAGGTGATCCGCGACATGCTGGCCTTGTCGGACAGCATGAGCAAGGGGGCCGGGGCCGGTAACATCAGCGCCAAGGCCTTGCCCATCTTCGCCTCCGAAATCCTCTCGCGCGTGTACACCCAAAACCACCCGATCCGGAAGCGGGAGGAAATCCGGCGGCGGCAGCTGCGGGGGCTGGGGCCGCGCGAGGGCTCGGTGCTTTCCCAGATTCTGGGCTCCTCGTTCCAGGATTACAACTTCTACTCCAACTGGCAGAACATCCTGGGCAAGGACTTCATTTCGCCCATTGCCGACGGCTGGAAGCTGGCCTACGAGTATGAATTGCAGGATTCGGTGTTCGTGGGGCAGGACTGGTGCTACCAGCTGGCCGTGCAGCCGCGCCGCGCCCAGGACCTGGCTTTCGTGGGCACCATCTGGATTACGGCCGACACTTACGCCCTGCGCAAGCTGAGCCTGGCCAAGAGCCCGGAGGCCAACATCAACTTCGTCAGTGAGTTGCGCATCGACCAGGAGATGACGCCCCCGGAGCAGGGCGCCGGCCTGCCGGCCCGGGTGCGGGTCAGCGTCGGGGTGAAGCCGGCCGACAACCAGGCCGGTATGCTGGTGCAGTTCAACACCATCAACTCCAACTTCGAGCGGAACCACGAGCGGGACCTGGCCTTTTATGACAACCCGGTGGAGACGGCGGCCAACGCCAGCCAGATTCCCAAGGACTACTTCGATAAGAACCGGCCCGACTCGCTGAGCCGGGCCGACCAGACCACTCTGGCCGTGCTCGACTCGGTGCGGGAGCTGCCCAGCGTGCGGTCGGTGCTGGATTTGGCCGACGTGCTGGTAAACGGCTACAAGCGCGTGGGGCCCCTCGACCTGGGTCCGATTCTGGCGACTTACGGCTTCAACGACATTGAGGGCCACCGCCTGCGCTTCGGCTTCCGGACCACGCCTGAGCTGAGCCGCGACTGGCTGGTGCGGGCCTACGCGGCCTACGGCTTCCGCGACGGACGCATCAAGTTCGGAGTCCGCGTCAACCGGATTCTGGAGCGGCAGCACTGGACGGTGCTGGGAGCCGAGTACCGTCACGACCTCGACCAGGTAGCCTTGCTCGACAATGAGTTTGGGCAGGAAAACCCGCTGTTTGATGCCGCCGCCCGCATCGGCCGCATCCGGGGCAGCCGCCCGCTGATGCGCGACGTCCGGGGCCTTTCCCTGCAAACCGACATCATCCGGGGCTTCACCCAGAAGATTATCGTGCGCCACCAGCGCTTCACGCCCCTCTACGATTTTGCCTACTACAACACCGAGCGGCGGGTGCCGGGCGCGCCCACGGCGGCCAACATCACCCTGTCGGAGCTGATTCTGGAGTCGCGCTACGCCCACGACGAGGTGCTGATTGAAACCGAAAACCGCCGCCGGGCCATTGGCCTGATGCGCTGGCCGGTGTTCGTGTTCCGCTACACGCTGGGGGCCAACCACATCTTCGGCAGTGATTTCAAATACCAGAAGCTGACCTTTATTACTACTCAGAGCCTACAGGTCGGCATCTTTGGCCGCGCCGACTACCGGTTCGAGGCCGGCTACATTCCGAGCACGGTGCCCTATCCCCTGCTGAAAACCCACATGGGCAACCAGTCGCCGTTCTACAACGGTGCGGCCTTCAACCTGATGCGCTACTTCGAGTTCGTCAGCGACCGGTATGCCTCGGTGCGGGTCGAAGACCATTTCGAGGGCCTGCTGCTCAATAGCCTGCCGCTGCTGCGCAAGCTCAACTGGCGGCTGCTGGCCTCGGGCAACGTGCTGTTTGGCGACGTGCGCAGCGCCAACCGCAACCTGAGCCCGCCCCGGCACCCCTCGACCGGTGAAAAGCTGCCCACCTTCCAGGCCCTCGACCACGGCCCCTACGCCGAGGTGGGCTACGGCGTCGAAAACATCTTCAAGGTAGCCCGCGTCGACTTCCTGCACCGCCTCACCTACCGCAATGCGGCCGAAGCCCGCAACTTCGGCGTCAAGCTCAGCCTGCAGTTTAAGCTGTAG